Part of the Candidatus Thorarchaeota archaeon genome, GGATGGGCCGACTATGATTACTATTACAATACGTGGGGTCACCAACTGCTGTCTGGCTACCTACCTTATACTGCTGAATTTGAGCATCCCACGACGCACGGCACGGAGTATTATGCTCCATACTACTTTCCTCCACTCTTCGTCTATTTGTGTGGTCTTGGTCAGCTGCTGCCATTTGGCCCGTTCGGAATCGCCATACTACTAACAGCGTTTGGTTACATGACTGCTCTGCCGCTCTATGGTATTGCGCGCGAGCTCTCAGGGAGTGAAATGGTTGGGTTGTGTGTGGCGGCCACTTACCTGTTCAATCCATTGGTCCTGTTCTACACCGCATTCCAGTGGTTGAATCCCGCACCGTTCGTCTTCTTCTCTACGCTGTCGTTTTACCTAGTTGTGAAGGGGCGGACTGCTTCGGCAGTAGTGAGCATGGTATTTGGAGTGTTCTTCAAGCAGATCTGTCTCTTTCTCTCCTTACCATTGATTGCCTATGTCCTGAAGAAAAGCTATCTATCCTCCAAGAGGACTCCCGACAGGCATGGTACCATCGTCATCAGTACGTTGAAGGGCCTTGTCAGACATGCCATGGTGGCAGTGCTGACCGCTATTGCTCTCTCTCTGCCATATGTGTACGACCTGCCGCACTACTTCTACTCCCTGTTTCAGCGTCTGAGTCCCTTGCATCTGAACAGCCTATCAAGTCCGCCACCATATGACCACCCGCTCACAGTGGTTGTGCCGTTCATCACTGTTGGGGCTCCGCTCTGGTTGAACCAGCTGCTCAACGCCCTCAGTGAGACCTCAGCTGGACTTGTCGGTGGGAGTGTCCTGTTCTTCACATTGATGCTTAGTGAGACCCCGGACCAGAACGCAGACCACGGATACTGGCGAACGGTGCTTTACCTGACCTTACTTCTGTTTCTGTGGGTCCACTTGTTCGCGCCAAGGGGCGTCTACAAGTACTACTTCGTAGGAATCATGCCTCTCGTCTCTCTACTTTCAGCACCGAGTATGTGCAAACGTGGTTCCATCTCCATTAGACCATCGCCAGCTATGGTCCTCGGGCCTGTCACACTGAGTCTGCTTATTCTACTGCCCGACCGGAACATCTACCTCGCATTCGTCGTCGTCATATTACTGCTATTCGCTGCAGGTCCGAGAGTGGAACACCTCTTCGACTTTGGCCCAGCGTCATCACAGAGCAACCTGCTGTCATCGCGTGGGACCGGCATTAGGCCAAAGTCTGACTCTTCGCCCTCTCCGCCTTCTTCTTCTCAATGGTCTTTGTCAGGCTGGCCATCTTCTCATCGAGCTTCTTGATCTGCTCCTCGTAGGTCTCCTGTGACATGGTCCCTGACGCGCGTTTCTTTTCAACATGGTCCCTCAGTTGCTGAACTGAAGAGATCTCCTTTTCGAGACCCTGTATCTCAGCACTTAATGCGGCGACTCTGTCCTCTTCTTCCGTCCGGAACTGCTTCGCTGGGACCATCAGTCCCAGCTGCTGTTGTGTCTTCTCTGCAAACTCTTGGAACTGGCTCCTCAATGCTTCAATCCGTTCACCGGATGACTCGATCTTCTTGGTGAGCTTTTCTATGTCCTTCTGCAGGTCAAAGACCGCATTGACGAGCCTCTTCAGAGTAAAGTCGATGTCGGCTGGAACCGTCGTCCGTTGCTCTACAGCCGCGACGGTTCCCGGAGTGGTCTTCCCCTCTTGTGCTGCTGCAACCTCACTGGGCTTCACAGAACGCGTTATTGCCGCCAGCCAGCGGAATGCATTGACCGCAAAGACTCTGTTGTCGTCTTTCTTCAGTCCTCCTCCCCTTCGAAAAACCTCGTAGCTGCCAATGCACATGACTCTCCCCTTGCCATGTTCTGCTATAGCTATTATTGGTGCGGCTGGTGGCTCGGCCTGAGATGAGGTTGATGCAATAGTCATTGCTCCCCCGCTGACTCTGAGCGTGCATGCGGCCGGTACTAGCAGTTCGCTGATGTTCTCGGTCACCACATGACCAACTATGTTCGTGATGATGGGCATCGTAGGCATTCCATCATTATTCCTCTCGTCCTTGACTGCCGTGTTTTCGAACTCTATTCCGAATGTCTTCGAGAGCTGACTCATGTTGTTCATGAGCCCTCTATCGCCTCCGGAGAGTGACAGCAGCATCAGTCCTCCACCATCAAGGACATACTTCCTGAGCGCGTCCATCTCTGCTGGTCTCAGTTTTGAGCTGTTAGGACAGGCTAGCACGAACACGTCTGAACCCGCAAGTGTCTTGGGCAGAATCATAAAGTCCGTGTATGGCTCCACATCGAAGTCATTGTCACGAAGGACCTGTGCAAGCTGCGAGTATGTGGAGTCAATCCTCCCACGGTCGTTCTGCGTCTGATCGAACAGGACTTTCTTTCTGCCAGCGCTCAACTATACCACCTGTTTCAACTCATGTGAAGGTCTCTGAAGGCCCACTAATGAGACTTCCGTACTCGTCTGACCAAGCTTTTATCATTCGGAACGATATAAGGTGTCATATGACACACACTGATGACTGCATATTCTGCAAGATTGTGAAACGACAGATTCCTGCATCAGTAGTCTTTGAAGACGAGCACTGCATGGCGTTCATGGATATCTATCCGGTCAGCAGAGGCCACTGTCTGCTGATACCGAAGAAGCACTTTGTGAACCTGCTGGATGTAGACCTCGATGTTGTTGCGCACATGGCAAGGAGGCTCTGCGAACTGACTCGGAGAGTGAAAGCCGTTCTGTCCCCCGATGGTGTGCTCAGTGCAGTGGCAAATGGAGAAGGGGCTGGTCAGGAGGTCCCCCATCTTCACTTCCACGTGATACCCCGAAGTAAGGGTGACCCATTTGGGTTCCGTTTTCCTCCCAACTACCGTGAGAAGATGGCTGACAGGAGCGAGCTTGACAAGCTGGCCAAGGCTATCCGCGGCGTGTGACTCTTCCTAGCGCCGCTTCAGGTCAAGGAGATTCAGTCCCGTGACTTCATCTCTGGTGCGTACCAGCGGGTCCTGAAGTTCTGTCATGAAGAGCTCGGCAGTGACTGACACCTCGCAGCCTTGTAGTACATGTCCGCCCGTGCATGACCCCAGCCCATCTGCCACCACTGCGTGAGCATGGACTATGACCTCCCCGTCTTCAAGCCGCGCTATGTTGCCAGTACATGAGGCCACCTCCAAGTCGCGTTCAATGTGAATCTCCGTGTACTGCTTGCCGTGCACATCGAAGTAGCCCAGTCTGGCCTTTCGAATCGCTCCTATGAGCATGAAGTACGCGGCCTTGACATCGTGTCTGCGTGCCACTTCCGCAATCGAGTTGAGAATGTCCTCCCCCGCCGAGAGCCTGCATACAAGTACTCTTGCGGGCTTGGATGCGGTTGCTTCTACCATATGCCACCTTGACGCGAGTCTTCTAATGAATCTCACGCTCACCACTCGCTTTGGAAGGGCTTATCAGCCAGCCTTTGCCCACGATAGCTCGAGTGCAACTCGTGTACGAAGAGAGAGACGCCTCGGAAGAGAAACAGGGTTGTCTGGATGACTTCATTGACTGTGAGAGCACAGACGAAGGGAGAGAGATGACATCCTCGGGGCACCGGAGTACCCCTGCTAGCAAGGCTACTCGGTCGACGACTGATACGAACACTGACTATGTTCCCGATGATACTGGAGATGCAACTGATGTCGAGGAAGAAGAGGTCAGCACTGCTGAGCCTGAGGAAGTTGCAGCCGAGTTCATCATTGGTCCTCGGGACACTCCCGACAATCTGCCCGCTTCGTTCCTGCTCTCAGTTGACTACGACGGCCCGCGGAACAAGGCCATTGCCCGCCTCTACAGACCTGACACGAAGG contains:
- a CDS encoding HIT family protein — encoded protein: MTHTDDCIFCKIVKRQIPASVVFEDEHCMAFMDIYPVSRGHCLLIPKKHFVNLLDVDLDVVAHMARRLCELTRRVKAVLSPDGVLSAVANGEGAGQEVPHLHFHVIPRSKGDPFGFRFPPNYREKMADRSELDKLAKAIRGV
- a CDS encoding DUF296 domain-containing protein, which codes for MVEATASKPARVLVCRLSAGEDILNSIAEVARRHDVKAAYFMLIGAIRKARLGYFDVHGKQYTEIHIERDLEVASCTGNIARLEDGEVIVHAHAVVADGLGSCTGGHVLQGCEVSVTAELFMTELQDPLVRTRDEVTGLNLLDLKRR